A genomic segment from Piliocolobus tephrosceles isolate RC106 chromosome X, ASM277652v3, whole genome shotgun sequence encodes:
- the PCOTH gene encoding prostate collagen triple helix protein, translating into MILSNLMGTSEEGNLLSTVSPTVKALFGKTSVSPVFPFSPRSPFQPLIPRTPGSPWGPMGPASPLGPGFPIGPMGPGKPVGPKGPMSPLGPSGPVGPMSPLFPFCP; encoded by the exons AT GATCTTGTCAAATTTAATGGGCACATCTGAAGAAGGAAACTTGCTCAGCACCGTGAGCCCCACAGTGAAAGCACTTTTTGGCAAGACCAGCGTCTCACCGGTTTTCCCCTTCTCCCCTCGATCTCCTTTCCAGCCTCTTATTCCCCGGACTCCTGGCTCACCCTGGGGCCCCATGGGTCCAGCTTCTCCCTTGGGACCAGGCTTTCCAATAGGGCCCATGGGGCCCGGGAAACCAGTTGGGCCCAAAGGCCCAATGTCACCCCTTGGCCCCTCAGGACCAGTGGGACCCATGTCACCCTTATTCCCCTTCTGCCCCTGA